A stretch of the Streptomyces sp. WMMB303 genome encodes the following:
- a CDS encoding rodlin — MIKNALATAAAATAVVGVAAPQAMAVGNDHGTTTVNGNGASQMYGNSATYGNWSPQFALIQGSLNKPCIGLPLKGNVGSLVGLVNVAVQDLNVLSNPQNQQCVENSTQAKGDEPLSHVLNDIPLLSGNGAGNR, encoded by the coding sequence ATGATCAAGAACGCGTTGGCCACGGCCGCCGCTGCCACCGCCGTCGTCGGTGTCGCCGCCCCGCAGGCCATGGCCGTCGGCAACGACCACGGCACCACGACCGTGAACGGCAACGGCGCGTCCCAGATGTACGGCAACTCGGCCACCTACGGGAACTGGAGCCCCCAGTTCGCCCTCATCCAGGGCTCGCTGAACAAGCCCTGCATCGGCCTGCCGCTGAAGGGCAACGTCGGCTCCCTCGTGGGCCTGGTGAACGTCGCCGTCCAGGACCTCAACGTCCTGTCGAACCCGCAGAACCAGCAGTGCGTCGAGAACTCCACCCAGGCCAAGGGTGACGAGCCGCTCTCGCACGTCCTGAACGACATCCCCCTCCTCTCCGGAAACGGTGCCGGCAACCGCTGA
- a CDS encoding rodlin, giving the protein MKKALSTATVAVSLVGVSALAAPQALAVGNDTGTTSVNGNGADQSFGNAATYGNGSPQFQAVQGTLNKLCVGLPAKVNVGSLVGLINVAVQDINVLHNPQNQQCSDNSTQAKGDDSLSHILDDIPVLSGNGEGNR; this is encoded by the coding sequence ATGAAGAAGGCTCTGTCCACCGCTACGGTGGCCGTTTCGCTCGTCGGCGTCTCCGCGCTGGCCGCCCCGCAGGCGCTGGCCGTCGGCAACGACACCGGCACCACCTCGGTGAACGGGAACGGCGCCGACCAGAGCTTCGGCAACGCCGCCACCTACGGCAACGGCAGCCCGCAGTTCCAGGCCGTCCAGGGCACCCTGAACAAGCTCTGCGTCGGCCTGCCGGCGAAGGTCAACGTCGGTTCGCTGGTGGGCCTGATCAACGTGGCCGTCCAGGACATCAACGTCCTGCACAACCCGCAGAACCAGCAGTGCTCGGACAACTCGACCCAGGCCAAGGGCGACGACTCGCTGTCGCACATCCTGGACGACATCCCGGTCCTGTCCGGGAACGGCGAAGGCAACCGCTGA
- a CDS encoding chaplin, producing the protein MKTPKKAALVLTCAGMAVGAASGSAFADAGATGAATGSPGVVSGNVIQVPVSVPVQVVGNTIDVVGVLNPAFGNRGVSR; encoded by the coding sequence ATGAAGACCCCGAAGAAGGCCGCCCTGGTTCTCACCTGCGCCGGAATGGCAGTGGGTGCCGCCTCCGGCTCCGCCTTCGCGGACGCGGGTGCCACCGGCGCCGCGACCGGTTCGCCCGGTGTGGTCTCGGGCAACGTCATTCAGGTGCCCGTATCCGTCCCGGTGCAGGTCGTGGGCAACACCATCGACGTCGTCGGCGTGCTGAACCCCGCTTTCGGAAACCGCGGCGTCAGCCGCTGA
- a CDS encoding universal stress protein: protein MSGTVVVGVDGSPSSLEAVDVAAREAKLRGGSLHVVHAFVWPTMKVPLGPSAMGPPEGGLRNLAHRTAEEAAARATSSQPTVEVSHAVIAGEPLSVLATESRDADLVVVGDRGLGGFTGLLVGSVAVYLTAHAECPVLVTRGRKHPAGPIVLGVDGSEVGDAAVGWAFEEASLRGAELVALHNWNAWTGPVAAGPSIQVPTYYDVDLYRAEEERVLTTAISARREQHPDVRVTPRLVQEYTRQALIAASEEAQLLVVGARGRGGFTGLLLGSVSQAVLHHAYCPVAVVRADREHRHGPGHRHHRGAGQTGH from the coding sequence GTGAGCGGGACCGTTGTGGTCGGTGTCGACGGTTCTCCGTCGAGCCTGGAAGCCGTCGACGTCGCCGCCCGCGAGGCGAAGCTCCGCGGCGGCTCGCTGCACGTGGTGCACGCGTTCGTCTGGCCGACGATGAAGGTCCCGCTCGGCCCGTCCGCCATGGGTCCGCCCGAGGGCGGGCTGCGCAACCTCGCCCACCGCACCGCGGAGGAGGCCGCCGCGCGCGCGACGAGTTCCCAGCCGACCGTCGAGGTCAGCCACGCGGTCATCGCGGGGGAGCCGCTCTCCGTGCTCGCCACCGAGTCGCGCGACGCCGACCTCGTCGTCGTCGGAGACCGCGGCCTCGGCGGCTTCACCGGACTGCTGGTGGGCTCCGTCGCCGTCTACCTCACCGCGCACGCCGAGTGCCCTGTGCTGGTCACCCGCGGCAGGAAGCACCCCGCCGGGCCAATAGTGCTCGGAGTGGACGGCTCCGAGGTGGGCGACGCGGCCGTCGGCTGGGCCTTCGAAGAGGCCTCGCTGCGCGGTGCCGAACTCGTCGCACTGCACAACTGGAACGCCTGGACCGGACCCGTCGCGGCGGGACCGAGCATCCAGGTGCCCACCTACTACGACGTGGACCTCTACCGCGCCGAGGAGGAGCGCGTGCTGACGACCGCCATCAGCGCCCGGCGCGAGCAGCACCCAGATGTCCGGGTGACACCGCGGCTCGTCCAGGAGTACACCCGGCAGGCGCTGATCGCAGCCAGCGAGGAGGCGCAACTGCTGGTCGTGGGAGCCCGCGGCCGGGGCGGCTTCACGGGGCTGCTGCTCGGGTCGGTCAGCCAGGCGGTGCTCCACCACGCGTACTGTCCGGTGGCTGTCGTCAGAGCGGATCGCGAGCACCGGCACGGGCCGGGCCACCGTCACCACAGGGGTGCGGGGCAGACCGGGCACTGA
- a CDS encoding chaplin, producing MRKVLSKSLLTAAATTGVLAGAAGYAQADAGAGGGAADSPGVLSGNAVQAPVHVPASVCGNTVDVIGVLNPAFGNSCANGHHETVTPHHPPRAEPPRQTEEEPPERPEGRTPDKPAEPEEKPAEEPVEERAPEQPEMPEAPVQEAAVETPVTPQSDEAPQALAETGSESAWTVGALGAAALLGGTVLYRRSTSRRA from the coding sequence ATGCGAAAGGTCTTGAGCAAGAGCCTCCTGACCGCTGCCGCGACGACGGGGGTACTCGCCGGAGCCGCCGGGTACGCACAGGCCGACGCGGGAGCCGGCGGTGGCGCCGCCGACTCCCCCGGGGTGCTGTCCGGGAATGCGGTGCAGGCCCCGGTGCACGTACCGGCCAGCGTCTGCGGCAACACCGTGGATGTCATCGGTGTACTGAACCCCGCGTTCGGCAACAGCTGCGCCAACGGACACCACGAGACGGTGACCCCGCATCACCCGCCGCGGGCCGAGCCTCCGCGGCAGACCGAGGAGGAACCGCCGGAGCGCCCCGAGGGACGCACCCCGGACAAGCCCGCGGAGCCCGAGGAGAAGCCGGCCGAGGAGCCCGTCGAGGAGCGTGCTCCCGAGCAGCCGGAGATGCCCGAGGCCCCCGTCCAGGAAGCCGCCGTCGAGACCCCGGTGACGCCGCAGAGCGACGAGGCGCCCCAGGCGCTGGCGGAGACCGGCTCGGAGAGCGCCTGGACCGTCGGGGCCCTCGGTGCCGCCGCGCTGCTGGGCGGCACGGTGCTCTACCGCCGCTCGACAAGCCGCCGCGCCTGA
- a CDS encoding chaplin yields the protein MKYTKVATVAAGTLMALGTAAAPALADSGAQGGAANSPGVISGNVIQVPVHVPVQVCGNTIDVIGLLNPAFGNTCVAD from the coding sequence GTGAAGTACACGAAGGTCGCGACCGTCGCCGCCGGCACGCTGATGGCCCTTGGCACCGCCGCCGCTCCGGCCCTCGCCGACTCCGGCGCCCAGGGTGGGGCCGCGAACTCGCCCGGCGTCATCTCGGGCAACGTCATCCAGGTTCCGGTCCACGTTCCGGTCCAGGTCTGTGGCAACACCATCGACGTCATCGGGCTGCTCAACCCGGCGTTCGGCAACACCTGCGTCGCCGACTGA
- a CDS encoding branched-chain amino acid aminotransferase, translating to MSAEFAVVRSEQPVGEDARAAILAAPGFGRYFTDHMASATWTADAGWTGHRVGPLEPFRLHPSAAVLHYAQEIFEGLKAYRHGDGSVWLFRPDANARRFARSARRLALPVLPEEDFVSGVTALVRADEPWVPAPAGEESLYLRPFMFASEAFLGVRPAARVEYAVIASPAGPYFASGVTGVTLRVSTTYSRAAEGGTGAAKCGGNYAGSLVAQREAAEHDCDQVLYLDSAGKGNLEESGTMNLFLVTSDGRLVTPELGTILEGVTRDSLMVLADRHGLTVEERSVGVGELRAGISDGTFVEAFAAGTAAVVTPITGFKGEDSGGGGYALTVGEGTPGRKTLQLREHVLDIQYGRAGDAHGWLHRVC from the coding sequence GTGAGTGCGGAGTTCGCAGTGGTGCGCAGTGAGCAGCCCGTGGGTGAGGACGCGCGCGCCGCGATCCTGGCGGCGCCGGGGTTCGGGCGGTACTTCACCGATCACATGGCCTCGGCGACCTGGACCGCGGACGCCGGCTGGACGGGGCACCGGGTGGGGCCGCTGGAGCCGTTCCGGCTGCATCCGAGTGCGGCCGTGCTGCACTACGCGCAGGAGATCTTCGAGGGGCTGAAGGCCTACCGGCACGGCGACGGCAGCGTGTGGCTGTTCCGGCCGGACGCGAACGCGCGGCGGTTCGCACGGTCCGCGCGACGGCTGGCGCTGCCGGTGCTGCCCGAGGAGGACTTCGTCTCCGGTGTCACCGCGCTGGTGCGCGCGGACGAGCCGTGGGTGCCGGCGCCCGCGGGCGAGGAGAGCCTGTATCTGCGGCCGTTCATGTTCGCCTCGGAGGCGTTCTTGGGAGTGCGGCCCGCGGCCCGGGTCGAGTACGCGGTGATCGCGTCGCCCGCGGGGCCGTACTTCGCGTCGGGGGTCACCGGGGTCACCCTGCGGGTGAGCACCACGTACAGCCGGGCGGCGGAGGGCGGTACGGGTGCCGCCAAGTGCGGCGGGAACTACGCCGGGAGCCTGGTGGCGCAGCGGGAGGCCGCGGAGCACGACTGCGACCAGGTGCTGTACCTGGACAGTGCCGGGAAGGGGAACCTGGAGGAGTCGGGCACGATGAACCTCTTCCTGGTCACCTCGGACGGCCGACTTGTCACCCCGGAGCTGGGCACCATCCTGGAAGGCGTCACCCGCGACAGTCTGATGGTGCTGGCGGACCGGCACGGGCTGACTGTGGAGGAGCGTTCCGTCGGGGTCGGCGAACTGCGCGCAGGGATCTCCGACGGCACGTTCGTCGAGGCGTTCGCGGCGGGCACGGCCGCCGTGGTGACTCCGATCACCGGGTTCAAGGGCGAGGACTCGGGGGGCGGCGGCTACGCGCTCACCGTGGGCGAGGGGACACCGGGCAGGAAGACGCTCCAGTTGCGGGAGCATGTGCTGGACATCCAGTACGGCCGCGCAGGTGACGCACACGGTTGGTTGCACCGCGTGTGCTGA